A region of Nocardioides sp. JS614 DNA encodes the following proteins:
- a CDS encoding glycoside hydrolase family 31 protein, with amino-acid sequence MNPADRPPVTHRPHGIEHPYVQSADQRCPVLPLAGSTCRIGVTADPAVVAVRCEWGDQVLAMTPRTVDAADAAALAGGEGHLAEAQANMLEADGAWTLETPVLVEGCRLTYRFVAVTADGVEVATPAYHVAPAVWSASHPGRLQGAADRLVPGSTSWLVSPDGVHRVRFALALRPGDHVVGFGERFDRLDQAGQRLDAVVFEQYKSQGRHGRTYLPMPFAHVVGADGESWGFHVRTSRRTWYDVGASTPEALVVEVDLGTGGDIVDVGIYDGTPTEVLTEFLDEVGRAEELPEWVLRLWASGNEWNTQRLVMDRMDRHRELDIPVGVVVIEAWSDEEGITIFRDARYEPNPDGRAHDAADFAYPPDGAWPDPHGMVDDLHSRGIKVVLWQIPLQKTDPELTGQVRMDAEAMVREGHAVLEADGSAYHNRGWWFPRALMPDLSVQRTRDWWTAKRRYLLSDLDVDGFKTDGGEHAWGHDLRYADGRRGDEGNNLFPVHYARAFGDLLRSEGKAPVTFSRAGFTGSQAHGVFWAGDEDSTWEAFRSSVTAGLTAAACGIIYWGWDLAGFSGPVPDAELYLRAAGASVFMPVMQYHSEFNHHRPPLRDRTPWNVQEASGDERVVPVFRHFARMRERLVPYLAEQARATVATDRPLMRPLFFDHPADPALWAHPLQWKLGDGMLVNPVTEPGATAWSTYLPAGQWVDAWTGTAYAGEQVVTAEELPLDRVPVYLAADAAPGLAAVFSE; translated from the coding sequence GTGAACCCGGCGGACCGCCCTCCGGTTACCCACCGTCCACACGGCATCGAGCACCCCTATGTGCAGTCCGCCGACCAGCGGTGCCCGGTGCTGCCCCTGGCCGGCAGCACCTGCCGGATCGGAGTCACCGCCGACCCGGCCGTGGTCGCGGTCCGCTGCGAGTGGGGGGACCAGGTGCTGGCGATGACCCCACGCACCGTCGATGCCGCCGACGCGGCCGCCCTCGCCGGCGGCGAGGGCCACCTGGCCGAGGCCCAAGCGAACATGCTCGAGGCCGACGGGGCGTGGACCCTGGAGACCCCCGTGCTGGTGGAGGGCTGTCGCCTCACCTATCGGTTCGTGGCCGTGACCGCCGACGGCGTGGAGGTCGCGACGCCGGCGTACCACGTCGCACCGGCGGTCTGGTCGGCGAGCCACCCGGGTCGTCTCCAGGGGGCGGCCGACCGGCTCGTGCCCGGGAGCACGTCGTGGCTCGTCAGCCCCGACGGCGTCCACCGGGTGCGGTTCGCGCTGGCCCTGCGGCCCGGCGACCACGTCGTCGGGTTCGGGGAGCGCTTCGACCGGCTGGACCAGGCCGGCCAGCGCCTCGACGCCGTGGTGTTCGAGCAGTACAAGTCGCAGGGTCGGCACGGGCGGACGTACCTCCCGATGCCGTTCGCCCACGTGGTCGGTGCCGACGGCGAATCGTGGGGCTTCCATGTCCGCACCTCGCGGCGCACCTGGTACGACGTCGGCGCCAGCACCCCGGAAGCGCTGGTGGTGGAGGTCGATCTGGGTACGGGCGGGGACATCGTGGACGTCGGCATCTACGACGGCACGCCCACCGAGGTGCTGACAGAGTTCCTCGACGAGGTCGGGCGCGCCGAGGAGCTCCCGGAGTGGGTGCTGCGGCTGTGGGCGTCCGGCAACGAGTGGAACACCCAGCGCCTGGTGATGGATCGGATGGACCGCCACCGCGAGCTCGACATCCCCGTCGGGGTCGTCGTGATCGAGGCGTGGAGCGACGAGGAGGGCATCACGATCTTCCGGGACGCCCGCTACGAGCCGAACCCCGACGGCCGGGCCCATGACGCAGCCGACTTCGCCTACCCGCCGGACGGCGCCTGGCCGGACCCGCACGGCATGGTCGACGACCTGCACTCCCGGGGCATCAAGGTGGTGCTCTGGCAGATCCCACTCCAGAAGACCGACCCCGAGCTGACCGGCCAGGTGCGGATGGACGCCGAGGCGATGGTGCGCGAGGGGCACGCAGTGCTCGAGGCCGACGGATCGGCGTACCACAACCGCGGATGGTGGTTCCCGCGGGCGCTGATGCCTGACCTCTCGGTGCAACGCACCCGCGACTGGTGGACGGCCAAGCGCCGCTACCTGCTCTCCGACCTCGACGTCGACGGCTTCAAGACCGACGGCGGCGAGCACGCCTGGGGGCACGACCTGCGCTACGCCGACGGACGACGTGGCGACGAGGGCAACAACCTCTTCCCCGTCCACTACGCGCGCGCCTTCGGTGACCTGCTGCGGTCCGAGGGCAAGGCGCCGGTGACGTTCTCGCGCGCCGGCTTCACGGGGTCGCAGGCGCACGGGGTCTTCTGGGCGGGTGACGAGGACTCGACCTGGGAGGCCTTCCGGAGCTCGGTGACCGCCGGTCTGACGGCCGCAGCCTGCGGCATCATCTACTGGGGCTGGGACCTGGCGGGCTTCTCGGGCCCGGTGCCGGACGCCGAGCTCTACCTGCGGGCCGCCGGCGCCTCGGTGTTCATGCCGGTCATGCAGTACCACTCCGAGTTCAACCACCACCGCCCGCCGTTGCGCGACCGGACGCCGTGGAACGTGCAAGAGGCGAGCGGCGACGAGCGGGTGGTGCCGGTGTTCCGGCACTTCGCGCGGATGCGTGAGCGGCTGGTCCCCTACCTCGCCGAGCAGGCACGAGCGACGGTCGCCACGGACCGGCCGCTGATGCGGCCGCTGTTCTTCGACCACCCTGCCGACCCGGCGCTCTGGGCGCACCCCCTCCAGTGGAAGCTGGGCGACGGCATGCTGGTCAACCCGGTCACCGAGCCCGGCGCGACCGCGTGGTCGACGTACCTGCCCGCAGGCCAGTGGGTCGACGCGTGGACCGGGACGGCGTACGCCGGCGAGCAGGTCGTCACCGCCGAGGAGCTGCCCCTCGACCGGGTCCCCGTCTACCTCGCCGCCGACGCCGCGCCCGGCCTCGCCGCGGTGTTCTCCGAATGA
- a CDS encoding carbohydrate ABC transporter permease, which yields MSEPARSRFRSAAVLALVVLGAVVMLFPFLWTVITSITPGGSLADGPTLFVDNPTLAAYRALLDAMPIWRILVNSFAIAVASTVLQLVTGSMAAYGFARLRFPGRNVVFALYLATMMVPLQVLVVPLFIEMKTLNLQDTYLGLLAPSIASAFGVFLLKQAVETVPLELDEAATIDGAGHLRIFATIVLPLIRPALATVAVFAFMASWNSFLWPLVVIRSPELMTLPLGLATLQGQFTTRWDVVMAGSVVSVVPIAVVYLLAQRHVVAGIAHTGIK from the coding sequence ATGTCTGAGCCCGCCCGCAGCCGGTTCCGCTCCGCGGCCGTCCTCGCCCTGGTGGTCCTGGGCGCTGTGGTCATGCTGTTCCCGTTCCTCTGGACGGTGATCACCTCGATCACGCCCGGCGGCAGCCTGGCCGACGGTCCGACGCTGTTCGTCGACAACCCCACGCTGGCGGCCTACCGGGCGCTGCTGGACGCGATGCCGATCTGGCGGATCCTGGTGAACTCGTTCGCGATCGCCGTCGCCTCCACGGTCCTGCAGCTGGTCACCGGCTCGATGGCGGCCTACGGCTTCGCCCGCCTGCGCTTCCCGGGCCGCAACGTGGTGTTCGCGCTCTATCTCGCGACGATGATGGTGCCGCTGCAGGTCCTCGTCGTCCCGCTCTTCATCGAGATGAAGACGCTGAACCTGCAGGACACCTACCTGGGCCTGCTCGCCCCGTCGATCGCGTCGGCCTTCGGCGTCTTCCTGCTCAAGCAGGCGGTCGAGACCGTGCCCCTCGAGCTGGACGAGGCGGCCACCATCGACGGCGCCGGGCACCTGCGGATCTTCGCCACGATCGTGCTCCCCCTGATCCGGCCGGCACTGGCGACGGTCGCGGTCTTCGCGTTCATGGCCTCGTGGAACAGCTTCCTGTGGCCCCTGGTGGTGATCCGCTCGCCCGAGCTGATGACCCTGCCGCTCGGCCTGGCGACCCTCCAGGGGCAGTTCACCACCCGGTGGGACGTGGTGATGGCCGGGTCGGTGGTCTCGGTCGTCCCGATCGCGGTCGTCTACCTGCTCGCCCAACGCCACGTCGTGGCCGGCATCGCGCACACCGGCATCAAGTGA
- a CDS encoding family 16 glycosylhydrolase, producing the protein MSTSTAPRRLLAAASAILAAALSLTLGLTLGPAASPADADHAGVPGPVHAGNTYGWGKAPVDYRFVGPLKKSQWRVKGPGVVRNQHGMLTLNTAKRGTVSATQITKGHATGRWEIRLRSRQYGHGGHNYRVLTELVPAGKRPQYCGAKNIALEAYTPNKTMVSHYIRSRPDNRYFARKGLGLRNDQWHTFAVEVTPRRISWFVDAHVVSSERRKDALTGVPFAVRFTMQGVDGKRMNQSRMQMDWLRYWTLRKPNTRSTDAPRTTLGTYKEGCA; encoded by the coding sequence ATGAGCACGAGCACCGCCCCCCGTCGACTCCTCGCCGCGGCGTCAGCCATCCTCGCCGCCGCCCTCAGCCTGACCCTCGGTCTCACGCTCGGCCCGGCCGCGTCGCCCGCCGACGCCGACCACGCCGGCGTCCCCGGGCCGGTGCACGCCGGCAACACCTACGGCTGGGGGAAGGCGCCGGTCGACTACCGCTTCGTCGGACCGCTGAAGAAGTCGCAGTGGCGGGTCAAGGGCCCGGGTGTGGTGCGCAACCAGCACGGCATGCTCACGCTCAACACCGCCAAGCGCGGGACGGTCAGCGCCACGCAGATCACCAAGGGCCACGCCACCGGTCGCTGGGAGATCCGCCTGCGGTCGCGGCAGTACGGCCATGGCGGGCACAACTACCGGGTGCTCACCGAGCTGGTCCCGGCCGGCAAGCGCCCGCAGTACTGCGGCGCGAAGAACATCGCGCTCGAGGCCTACACACCCAACAAGACGATGGTCAGCCACTACATCCGCAGCCGCCCCGACAACCGCTACTTCGCCCGCAAGGGCCTGGGCCTGCGCAACGACCAGTGGCACACGTTCGCCGTCGAGGTCACGCCGCGGCGGATCTCGTGGTTCGTCGATGCCCACGTGGTCAGCAGCGAGCGCCGCAAGGACGCCCTGACCGGCGTCCCCTTCGCCGTGCGCTTCACGATGCAGGGCGTCGACGGCAAGCGGATGAACCAGAGCCGGATGCAGATGGACTGGCTGCGCTACTGGACGCTGCGCAAGCCCAACACCCGCTCCACCGATGCGCCCCGCACCACCCTCGGCACGTACAAGGAGGGCTGCGCCTAG
- a CDS encoding ROK family transcriptional regulator: MPAPSTTRGGDLLPAAILGLLGSRGSSSRADIARLLRVSPAAVTQATKGLIARGLVAELAAEPSRGGRPARLLGLVREAASAIGVKVTADHVATVRVTLDGLVEAYSTRPFDPWAPDALDRLGRLLADAVAAHEGALLGVGVGVPGSVDAQASGVVTAPTLGWAELPVGAHLRAELGVPVLLDNDVNTLAAAERLYGVGQDAASYVVVTIGRGIGCGVVVDGSIYRGARGGAGEIGHIPVADGPDCACGGVGCLEALIGEDALVRRGREEGLIGPAQGIAELAGAADDGIAGALELFALAGRLLGRALAGVVHTIDPGVLVIQGEGVTAWRHWQSPFETSFRRHLMPSRRSLRYQVHAWSEQQWTLGAASLVLAAPFDSTDTTGEQGRLVRARLQDPEGGA, from the coding sequence ATGCCTGCTCCGTCGACCACCCGCGGCGGCGACCTGCTGCCCGCCGCGATCCTGGGTCTGCTCGGCAGCCGCGGATCCTCGTCCCGGGCCGACATCGCCCGCCTCCTGCGGGTCAGCCCGGCGGCCGTCACCCAGGCCACCAAGGGGCTGATCGCTCGCGGGCTGGTCGCCGAGCTCGCGGCCGAGCCGTCGCGCGGCGGCCGGCCGGCCCGGCTCCTGGGCCTGGTCCGGGAGGCGGCCAGTGCTATCGGGGTCAAGGTGACCGCCGACCACGTGGCCACGGTGCGGGTCACGCTCGACGGCCTGGTCGAGGCCTACAGCACCCGCCCCTTCGACCCCTGGGCGCCCGACGCCCTCGACCGCCTCGGCCGGCTGCTGGCCGACGCCGTCGCGGCCCACGAGGGTGCCCTTCTCGGCGTCGGGGTCGGCGTACCCGGCTCCGTGGACGCACAGGCCTCGGGGGTCGTGACCGCTCCGACCCTGGGCTGGGCCGAGCTGCCCGTCGGTGCCCACCTGCGCGCCGAGCTTGGCGTCCCCGTGCTGCTGGACAACGACGTCAACACCCTCGCGGCTGCCGAGCGGCTGTACGGCGTCGGTCAGGACGCCGCGTCGTACGTCGTCGTCACGATCGGGCGGGGCATCGGCTGTGGCGTGGTCGTCGACGGGTCCATCTACCGCGGTGCCCGCGGCGGGGCTGGGGAGATCGGACACATCCCGGTCGCCGACGGACCCGACTGCGCCTGTGGGGGCGTCGGCTGCCTGGAGGCGCTGATCGGCGAGGACGCGCTGGTCCGGCGCGGGCGCGAGGAGGGTCTGATCGGTCCCGCGCAGGGCATCGCCGAGCTGGCCGGCGCCGCCGACGACGGCATCGCGGGCGCGCTCGAGCTGTTCGCGCTCGCCGGACGCCTGCTCGGCCGGGCGCTCGCCGGCGTGGTCCACACCATCGACCCGGGGGTGCTGGTCATCCAGGGCGAGGGCGTGACGGCCTGGCGGCACTGGCAGTCGCCCTTCGAGACGTCGTTTCGCCGGCATCTGATGCCGAGCCGCCGATCTCTGCGCTACCAGGTGCACGCCTGGTCGGAGCAGCAGTGGACCCTGGGGGCCGCCAGTCTGGTGCTCGCCGCCCCGTTCGACTCGACCGACACGACCGGCGAGCAGGGCCGCCTGGTGCGGGCCCGTCTGCAGGACCCCGAGGGCGGTGCCTGA
- a CDS encoding ABC transporter substrate-binding protein gives MKNNRRRLTAIAVAGVASLALGACSQGSATSKDDGADGQTTITYMEFSSNGGHEKDLAAIVDAFEADHPDIKVEVETTPYDAYFTKLQTALAGGTAGDAFELNYENFVTYAENGSLAQLGSFDEAAYKPSLLDAFAQDGAQYALPESFSDVVLFYNKELFDKAGLETPTSDWTWADERAAAEKLTDKDAGIWGDYQPVQFFEFYKALAQSGGSFFSEDGSEATFDSPEGIEAAEWLVSKPGRTMPTEAEGAGTPDFDTNLFKDGKLAMWHSGIWMFAGLADVPFEWDIAVEPGNTQQASAMFANGVAVNAASENKAAAEEWLSYLTSSEVTADTRLSTSWELPPVADESLLAPYLDQDKPANRAAVMESLESVALPPVIARQAEMQDAITQELGEAAAGRKSVKDALADAKKAVDALLG, from the coding sequence ATGAAGAACAACCGCAGGCGTCTGACGGCGATCGCCGTCGCCGGCGTCGCCTCCCTGGCCCTGGGCGCCTGCTCCCAGGGCTCGGCGACTTCGAAGGACGACGGGGCCGACGGCCAGACCACGATCACCTACATGGAGTTCTCCTCCAACGGGGGGCACGAGAAGGACCTGGCCGCGATCGTGGACGCGTTCGAGGCCGACCACCCCGACATCAAGGTCGAGGTGGAGACCACGCCGTACGACGCGTACTTCACCAAGCTCCAGACAGCACTCGCCGGCGGCACCGCCGGGGACGCCTTCGAGCTCAACTACGAGAACTTCGTGACGTACGCCGAGAACGGCTCGCTCGCCCAGCTCGGGTCCTTCGACGAGGCGGCCTACAAGCCGTCGCTGCTCGACGCGTTCGCGCAGGACGGCGCCCAGTACGCGTTGCCCGAGTCCTTCTCCGACGTGGTGCTCTTCTACAACAAGGAGCTCTTCGACAAGGCCGGCCTGGAGACGCCCACCTCGGACTGGACCTGGGCGGACGAGCGCGCCGCCGCCGAGAAGCTGACCGACAAGGACGCCGGGATCTGGGGCGACTACCAGCCGGTGCAGTTCTTCGAGTTCTACAAGGCGCTCGCCCAGTCCGGTGGGTCGTTCTTCAGCGAGGACGGCTCGGAGGCGACGTTCGACTCCCCCGAGGGCATCGAGGCGGCCGAGTGGCTGGTGAGCAAGCCGGGCAGGACCATGCCGACCGAGGCCGAGGGCGCCGGCACACCGGACTTCGACACGAACCTGTTCAAGGACGGCAAGCTCGCGATGTGGCACAGCGGCATCTGGATGTTCGCCGGCCTGGCCGACGTGCCGTTCGAGTGGGACATCGCCGTCGAGCCGGGCAACACCCAGCAGGCGTCGGCCATGTTCGCCAACGGGGTCGCCGTCAACGCGGCGAGCGAGAACAAGGCGGCTGCCGAGGAATGGCTGTCCTACCTGACCTCGTCCGAGGTCACGGCGGACACCCGCCTGAGCACCTCGTGGGAGCTGCCGCCGGTGGCGGACGAGTCCCTGCTGGCGCCGTACCTCGACCAGGACAAGCCCGCCAACCGGGCCGCTGTGATGGAGTCCCTGGAGTCCGTGGCGCTGCCGCCGGTCATCGCTCGGCAGGCCGAGATGCAGGACGCGATCACCCAGGAGCTCGGCGAGGCGGCCGCAGGCCGCAAGAGCGTGAAGGACGCGCTTGCGGACGCCAAGAAGGCCGTGGACGCCCTGCTCGGCTGA
- a CDS encoding glycoside hydrolase family 15 protein: MSSLHPDPTTLDLSTEERRRFADLATASHRIITGHQDPGGAYPASPGFSAYAGYAWLRDGAFTAEGISRYGDADSAGRFHDWAARTLARRREQVDGLLAILAEGRSPARVAMLPTRFTFAGEDGTDDWWDFQTDGYGTWLWAVVAFARRHGQGLDRWRSGVEVAVDYLTGFWSSPCYDWWEEHAEHRHVSTLAAIHGGLRSVLGADALDPARADAAASAIAEIRELVRRRGVADGHLTKWLGTDAVDASLASAVVPFGLVSDHDPLAAGTLRAVAEQLDNGGGVHRFRDDVFYGGGQWLLLSALLGWNLAERGETDAALRYLRWVAGQATAAGELPEQVSGHLLHPGHRQEWIDRWGPVATPLLWSHGMYLILADTLGLLREEGDR; this comes from the coding sequence ATGTCCTCCCTGCACCCCGACCCGACCACGCTCGACCTGAGTACCGAGGAGCGCCGCCGATTCGCCGACCTCGCGACGGCGAGCCACCGGATCATCACCGGCCACCAGGACCCCGGTGGCGCCTACCCCGCCAGCCCGGGCTTCTCGGCGTACGCCGGCTACGCCTGGCTGCGCGACGGCGCGTTCACTGCCGAGGGCATCTCCCGGTACGGCGACGCCGACTCGGCCGGCCGGTTCCACGACTGGGCCGCGCGCACCCTGGCGCGGCGGCGCGAGCAGGTGGACGGCCTCCTGGCGATCCTGGCTGAGGGCCGGAGCCCGGCGCGCGTGGCGATGCTGCCCACGCGGTTCACGTTCGCCGGCGAAGACGGAACCGACGACTGGTGGGACTTCCAGACCGACGGCTACGGCACCTGGCTGTGGGCGGTGGTCGCGTTCGCCCGCCGGCACGGCCAGGGCCTGGACCGGTGGCGCAGCGGCGTCGAGGTCGCCGTCGACTACCTGACCGGCTTCTGGTCCTCACCGTGTTACGACTGGTGGGAGGAGCACGCCGAGCACCGGCATGTCTCGACCCTCGCCGCCATCCACGGCGGCCTCCGGTCGGTTCTCGGGGCCGATGCGTTGGACCCTGCGCGGGCCGACGCCGCGGCGTCCGCGATCGCCGAGATCCGCGAGCTGGTCCGCCGGCGGGGTGTTGCGGACGGCCATCTCACCAAGTGGCTGGGAACCGACGCGGTCGATGCCTCGCTGGCGTCCGCGGTCGTGCCGTTCGGTCTGGTCTCCGACCACGACCCGCTCGCGGCCGGAACGCTTCGGGCGGTCGCTGAACAGCTCGACAACGGTGGCGGGGTCCACCGGTTCCGCGACGACGTCTTCTACGGCGGTGGCCAGTGGCTGCTCCTCTCGGCCCTGCTCGGCTGGAACCTCGCCGAGCGCGGCGAGACCGATGCCGCGCTCCGCTACCTGCGCTGGGTCGCCGGCCAGGCAACCGCGGCCGGCGAGCTCCCCGAGCAGGTGTCCGGCCACCTCCTGCACCCCGGGCACCGTCAGGAGTGGATCGACCGCTGGGGGCCGGTAGCGACCCCGCTGCTGTGGTCGCACGGCATGTACCTGATCCTCGCCGACACCCTCGGCCTGCTGCGCGAGGAGGGCGACCGGTGA
- a CDS encoding GNAT family N-acetyltransferase, which translates to MTQDLGAVAWPVRTDRLRIRRATPDDLDPTWSFRRLPEVGEWVTWTAEDRERYAEQFLDPGRLASTLVVERDGRVIGDLMLRIEDAWAQGEVAPLAAGVQAELGWTLDPAHTGRGYATEAVAEVLRICFEELGLRRVVALCFTDNTASWRLMERVGMRREAHHVRDSLHRSGEWLDGYAYALLADEWRGRRGR; encoded by the coding sequence GTGACCCAGGACCTCGGCGCCGTCGCGTGGCCGGTGCGCACCGATCGGCTGCGGATCCGGCGGGCGACCCCGGACGACCTCGACCCGACCTGGTCGTTCCGGCGACTGCCCGAGGTGGGCGAGTGGGTCACCTGGACCGCCGAGGACCGCGAGCGGTACGCCGAGCAGTTCCTCGACCCCGGCCGGCTCGCCAGCACACTGGTCGTCGAGCGTGACGGCCGCGTGATCGGCGACCTGATGCTGCGCATCGAGGACGCCTGGGCCCAGGGCGAGGTCGCCCCGCTCGCGGCCGGCGTGCAGGCGGAGCTGGGCTGGACGCTCGACCCGGCGCACACCGGGCGGGGCTACGCGACCGAGGCCGTCGCCGAGGTGCTGCGCATCTGCTTCGAGGAGCTCGGCCTGCGCCGGGTCGTCGCGCTCTGCTTCACCGACAACACCGCGTCCTGGCGGCTGATGGAGCGGGTCGGGATGCGCCGCGAGGCGCACCATGTCCGCGACTCCCTGCACCGCTCGGGCGAGTGGCTCGACGGGTACGCCTACGCCCTGCTCGCCGACGAGTGGCGCGGCCGGCGCGGGCGGTAG
- a CDS encoding NAD(P)/FAD-dependent oxidoreductase: protein MRRPRGAQPTVYERLAPPEAAVRAALAPSRPAVFWLEDAGPAATYPPLRGATHADLTVVGGGYCGLWTAVLAKRRDPAARVVLLEAETVGWAASGRNGGFCEASLTHGEENGRARWPEEYDVLERLGRENLDALEDDVRTLGLDCQFERTGMLSVAVEEHQVGWLRAPDGSPGPGFLDGDAVRREIDSPVFLAGDWDRADCALVHPARLARELARVAAELGVEVHERTRVVGLDTPGSGPVTVRTAAGTVAGERVALATNAFPALVRRARSLTVPVYDYVLMTEPLSAAQRTAIGWSNRQGLADLANQFHYSRLTSDGRILWGGYDAIHRRRVDPAHEERPETFRRLASHFLTVFPQLEGITFTHRWAGAIDTSTRFAAFHGLAAGGRVAYAAGFTGLGVGATRFAAEVMLDRLAGLETERTELEMVRRRPVPFPPGPVASAGIALARWSLDRADHRQGRRNLFLRTLDALGLGFDS, encoded by the coding sequence ATGCGCAGGCCTAGGGGTGCCCAGCCCACCGTCTACGAGCGACTCGCGCCCCCGGAGGCCGCGGTCCGGGCAGCGCTCGCGCCGTCCCGGCCCGCGGTCTTCTGGCTCGAGGACGCCGGCCCGGCCGCGACGTACCCACCGCTGCGCGGTGCGACCCACGCCGACCTGACCGTCGTCGGCGGCGGCTACTGCGGGCTGTGGACCGCGGTGCTCGCCAAGCGCCGGGACCCGGCGGCCCGGGTGGTGCTGCTCGAGGCCGAGACCGTGGGCTGGGCGGCGTCGGGCCGCAACGGCGGGTTCTGCGAGGCGAGCCTGACGCACGGTGAGGAGAACGGCCGGGCCCGCTGGCCCGAGGAGTACGACGTGCTCGAGCGGCTCGGCCGGGAGAACCTGGACGCGCTCGAGGACGACGTCCGCACCCTCGGCCTGGACTGTCAGTTCGAGCGCACCGGGATGCTGAGCGTCGCGGTGGAGGAGCACCAGGTCGGGTGGCTGCGCGCACCCGACGGTTCCCCCGGGCCGGGCTTCCTCGACGGCGACGCCGTACGCCGCGAGATCGACAGCCCGGTCTTCCTGGCCGGCGACTGGGACCGGGCGGACTGCGCCCTGGTGCACCCGGCACGGCTGGCCCGCGAGCTGGCGCGGGTCGCGGCGGAGCTCGGCGTGGAGGTGCACGAGCGCACCCGCGTGGTCGGCCTCGACACCCCGGGCTCCGGACCGGTCACGGTGCGTACCGCCGCCGGGACCGTGGCCGGCGAGCGGGTCGCCCTGGCGACGAACGCGTTCCCGGCGCTGGTGCGGCGGGCCCGGTCGCTGACGGTCCCGGTCTACGACTACGTGCTGATGACCGAGCCGCTGAGCGCGGCGCAGCGCACCGCGATCGGGTGGTCGAACCGGCAGGGGCTCGCGGATCTGGCCAACCAGTTCCACTACTCCCGGCTGACCAGCGACGGCCGGATCCTGTGGGGCGGGTACGACGCCATCCACCGACGGCGCGTCGACCCCGCTCACGAGGAGCGCCCCGAGACGTTCCGGCGCCTGGCGTCCCACTTCCTCACCGTGTTCCCGCAGCTCGAGGGCATCACCTTCACCCACCGGTGGGCCGGCGCGATCGACACCTCGACCCGGTTCGCCGCGTTCCACGGCCTGGCGGCCGGGGGCCGGGTGGCGTACGCCGCCGGCTTCACCGGCCTCGGCGTGGGTGCGACCCGGTTCGCCGCCGAGGTGATGCTCGACCGGCTCGCCGGCCTGGAGACCGAGCGCACCGAGCTGGAGATGGTCCGGCGTCGGCCGGTGCCGTTCCCGCCCGGTCCGGTCGCCAGCGCCGGCATCGCCCTGGCCCGCTGGTCGCTGGACCGCGCCGACCACCGCCAGGGCCGACGCAACCTGTTCCTGCGGACCCTCGACGCGCTGGGGCTCGGTTTCGACTCGTGA
- a CDS encoding carbohydrate ABC transporter permease, whose translation MHGGRWRTLGWVVVFLAPSAVPLVLFTAVPMVSSAWVSLHEWNLISPMRWVGLDNYRELLTDPATREVFWHTLLYVAGYLPLVYVGGLGLATALNRRMPANAFFRAAYFLPVVTSWVVVALVWKWLLNPGGGLVNALLGAAGLGQPGWWTDPAWALPSVIVASAWKDLGFVMVILLAGLQSIPGDVLEAADVDGATGWRRFLHVTLPLLSPSTFFVVVISLINGFQVFDQVFVMTGGGPAGSSQVVVGQIYDLTFRYGRAGEASALSWLLFVVILAITAVQIRGQRRWVHHV comes from the coding sequence ATGCACGGTGGGCGCTGGCGCACCCTCGGGTGGGTCGTCGTGTTCCTCGCTCCCAGCGCGGTGCCACTCGTGCTGTTCACCGCTGTGCCCATGGTCTCCTCCGCCTGGGTGAGCCTCCACGAGTGGAACCTGATCTCGCCGATGCGGTGGGTGGGGCTCGACAACTACCGGGAGCTGCTGACCGACCCCGCGACCCGAGAGGTCTTCTGGCACACGCTGCTGTACGTGGCGGGCTACCTGCCGCTGGTGTACGTCGGAGGGCTGGGACTGGCGACGGCCCTCAACCGCCGGATGCCGGCCAACGCGTTCTTCCGGGCCGCCTACTTCCTGCCGGTCGTCACCAGCTGGGTCGTGGTCGCGCTGGTGTGGAAGTGGCTGCTCAACCCCGGCGGCGGTCTCGTCAACGCGCTGCTGGGCGCCGCCGGCCTCGGCCAGCCCGGGTGGTGGACCGACCCCGCGTGGGCGCTGCCGTCGGTGATCGTCGCCTCGGCGTGGAAGGACCTCGGCTTCGTGATGGTGATCCTGCTCGCGGGTCTGCAGTCGATCCCCGGTGACGTGCTCGAGGCCGCCGACGTCGACGGTGCCACCGGCTGGAGGCGGTTCTTGCACGTGACCCTGCCGCTGCTGTCGCCGTCCACGTTCTTCGTGGTCGTGATCTCGCTGATCAACGGGTTCCAGGTCTTCGACCAGGTCTTCGTGATGACCGGCGGCGGGCCCGCGGGGTCCAGCCAGGTCGTGGTCGGCCAGATCTACGACCTCACCTTCCGCTACGGCCGTGCCGGCGAGGCCTCCGCCCTCTCGTGGCTCCTGTTCGTCGTGATCCTCGCGATCACCGCGGTCCAGATCCGGGGCCAGCGCCGGTGGGTGCACCATGTCTGA